One Candidatus Deferrimicrobium sp. genomic window carries:
- the had gene encoding 6-hydroxycyclohex-1-ene-1-carbonyl-CoA dehydrogenase yields MTAPGEPMVKADFDPFPPAAGEVVVEVSGCGVCHTDLGFYYDGVRVKSPLPLTLGHEISGRVVAAGEGAQSWQGKAVIIPAVIPCGECELCASGHGTICRRQQMPGNDIQGGFATHIRVPARGLCPVDERRLAAAGLALPDVSVVADAVTTPYQAVVQAGVRPGDFAVVVGAGGVGGYAVQIARASGATVAALDVDPLKLGVMAANGAALTVNVREVQGRDLKKAVQEFAKKNGCPDTRWKIFECSGTAAGQDTAFGLLNHGATLSVVGFTMDKVDLRLSNLMAFHARALGNWGCLTELYPEALDLVLDGRIALAPFVERHPLDDINEVFAAAHARKLTRRAILVPGK; encoded by the coding sequence ATGACCGCTCCGGGGGAGCCGATGGTGAAGGCCGACTTCGACCCGTTTCCGCCGGCCGCGGGCGAGGTGGTGGTCGAGGTGTCCGGTTGCGGGGTATGTCACACGGACCTCGGCTTCTATTACGACGGTGTGCGGGTGAAGTCGCCCCTCCCCCTGACCCTCGGTCACGAGATCAGCGGCAGGGTGGTGGCCGCCGGCGAGGGAGCGCAGTCGTGGCAGGGGAAAGCCGTGATCATCCCCGCGGTTATTCCCTGCGGCGAATGCGAGCTGTGCGCCTCGGGTCACGGCACCATCTGCCGCCGGCAGCAGATGCCGGGCAACGATATCCAGGGGGGCTTCGCCACCCACATCCGGGTTCCGGCGCGCGGGCTGTGCCCCGTGGACGAGAGGCGGCTCGCGGCGGCCGGCCTTGCGCTTCCCGACGTCTCCGTGGTGGCCGACGCGGTGACGACCCCGTACCAGGCGGTGGTGCAGGCGGGGGTGCGGCCCGGCGATTTCGCCGTCGTGGTGGGTGCCGGCGGAGTGGGCGGGTACGCGGTGCAGATCGCACGCGCCTCCGGAGCGACCGTGGCGGCCCTCGATGTGGATCCGTTGAAACTCGGCGTCATGGCCGCGAACGGCGCCGCGTTGACCGTCAACGTCCGCGAGGTCCAGGGACGCGACCTCAAAAAGGCGGTCCAGGAATTCGCAAAGAAGAACGGCTGCCCCGACACCCGGTGGAAGATCTTCGAGTGCTCCGGGACCGCCGCCGGGCAGGACACCGCCTTCGGACTGCTCAATCACGGGGCGACGCTTTCGGTCGTCGGCTTCACCATGGACAAGGTGGATCTGCGCCTCTCGAACCTGATGGCTTTCCACGCCCGGGCGCTGGGAAACTGGGGGTGCCTGACCGAGTTGTACCCGGAAGCGCTCGATCTCGTGCTCGACGGGAGGATCGCCCTGGCCCCCTTCGTCGAACGCCATCCCCTCGACGACATCAACGAGGTATTCGCCGCCGCTCACGCGCGCAAGCTGACCCGACGCGCGATCCTCGTCCCCGGGAAATGA
- a CDS encoding indolepyruvate oxidoreductase subunit beta has protein sequence MSVPKGDVFLAGVGGQGTLLASEILCDAFLLSGFDVKKSEVHGMAQRGGSVTTHLRFGPKVFSPLIEPGKADLMIAFEKIEALRFAHYLRPGGAMVVNAQEIFPPSVATGQERYPQDVVERLRAVTDRLHMVDALAAALSLREVRAVNMVLVGAASHFLPLAEAAYEEALKARLSEKIVAVNVQGFRAGRALLQPA, from the coding sequence ATGAGCGTTCCGAAGGGCGACGTATTCCTCGCGGGCGTCGGGGGGCAGGGAACCCTGCTCGCCTCCGAGATTCTGTGCGACGCGTTCCTCCTGTCCGGGTTCGACGTGAAAAAAAGCGAGGTCCACGGGATGGCGCAGCGCGGGGGTTCGGTCACGACCCACCTGCGTTTCGGCCCGAAGGTCTTCTCGCCTCTCATCGAGCCGGGGAAGGCGGATCTGATGATCGCCTTCGAGAAGATCGAGGCGCTCCGGTTCGCCCACTACCTGCGGCCCGGCGGGGCGATGGTGGTGAACGCCCAGGAGATCTTCCCGCCGTCGGTGGCGACCGGGCAGGAGCGGTACCCGCAGGACGTCGTGGAGCGCCTGCGGGCCGTCACGGACCGGCTCCACATGGTCGACGCCCTCGCAGCGGCGTTGTCGCTGCGCGAAGTGCGGGCGGTCAACATGGTGCTGGTCGGGGCCGCCTCGCACTTCCTGCCGCTGGCCGAAGCCGCTTATGAGGAAGCGCTGAAGGCCCGCCTGTCGGAGAAGATCGTGGCGGTGAACGTGCAGGGGTTCCGCGCCGGGAGAGCGCTTCTTCAACCCGCGTGA